A genomic region of Candidatus Eremiobacterota bacterium contains the following coding sequences:
- a CDS encoding PQQ-binding-like beta-propeller repeat protein, whose product MEIKKAGYTGSTPPSMKLHREGNQKEDLPPSDSVTVGSPSLSSELPSRGFMAASFRNAASGGPVSLDALSALFEQKSGPLWEVAFPGVHGSSGGMKLMEDGSLYGVGYKTLAKYDTARGQVAWQKEFDSEPSASYLTTGKDSTLLVMLGFDRLYGLDPSTGKEKWSYKCNKTGLWDPAPQVGPDGTIFTFRGERLVALTPDGDEKYSRKVGKYSPSIVGIDSSGTAIVTSGNDVMALSPKGKELWRADGRNSCFFPQDRDHVYIPKNEKLEVRNREKGGVEWERTPADLGISSVTLHGAHGGKLIVGDGQKSSTLLCLDTVTGKTLWESKAQGDERYVRMFPEEGMLTVKDGDKLQALDMEKGTPLWTLDIPAGAKLGPQALSPKGALFVQVGKTVYGLDAATGKPFSRNDGFGWAGDLQVAPDGTTVFTQEYGTLKMMALDGRSLEGKVQEAVKDVQAEQADAGEKAKISEEDDFIIIDGLRLDKGPGSRKPS is encoded by the coding sequence ATGGAGATCAAGAAAGCGGGATACACGGGAAGTACCCCCCCTTCAATGAAGCTTCACAGGGAGGGGAATCAGAAGGAGGACCTTCCTCCCTCGGATTCTGTCACGGTGGGATCACCCTCCCTCTCATCGGAGCTGCCGTCAAGAGGTTTCATGGCAGCCTCCTTCAGGAATGCCGCATCGGGCGGACCGGTGAGCCTCGACGCCCTCTCGGCGCTCTTTGAGCAGAAAAGCGGCCCCCTCTGGGAAGTAGCCTTCCCTGGCGTCCACGGCAGCTCGGGGGGCATGAAGCTTATGGAAGACGGCTCTCTTTACGGGGTAGGATACAAGACTCTGGCGAAATATGACACGGCCAGGGGCCAGGTGGCATGGCAGAAGGAGTTCGACTCTGAGCCCTCGGCAAGCTATCTCACCACGGGGAAGGACAGTACCCTCCTTGTAATGCTGGGCTTTGACAGGCTTTATGGCCTTGATCCCTCGACGGGCAAGGAAAAATGGAGCTATAAATGCAACAAGACCGGCCTGTGGGACCCTGCACCACAGGTAGGCCCTGACGGGACCATCTTCACCTTCCGGGGAGAGCGGCTTGTGGCCCTCACCCCCGACGGCGACGAGAAGTATTCGCGAAAAGTAGGGAAGTACTCGCCTTCCATCGTGGGCATAGACAGCTCCGGCACCGCCATCGTGACAAGCGGTAATGATGTCATGGCGCTGTCACCGAAGGGGAAGGAGCTCTGGAGGGCCGACGGCCGCAACAGCTGCTTTTTTCCCCAGGACCGCGATCATGTCTATATCCCGAAGAATGAAAAACTGGAAGTCAGGAACAGGGAAAAGGGCGGCGTGGAGTGGGAGCGCACACCGGCCGACCTGGGGATCTCAAGCGTCACGCTTCATGGCGCCCACGGCGGGAAGCTCATCGTGGGTGACGGCCAGAAGTCCTCAACGCTCCTCTGCCTTGACACCGTCACGGGAAAAACCCTCTGGGAGAGCAAGGCCCAGGGTGATGAGCGCTATGTCCGGATGTTCCCTGAGGAGGGCATGCTCACCGTGAAAGACGGCGACAAGCTCCAGGCTCTCGATATGGAAAAGGGAACGCCTCTCTGGACTCTCGATATCCCCGCAGGAGCGAAGCTCGGCCCCCAGGCGCTCTCGCCGAAAGGGGCGCTCTTCGTGCAGGTGGGAAAAACAGTCTATGGGCTTGATGCCGCAACGGGAAAGCCTTTTTCAAGAAACGACGGCTTTGGCTGGGCTGGCGATCTGCAGGTGGCGCCCGACGGCACCACCGTCTTCACCCAGGAATACGGCACCCTGAAGATGATGGCCCTTGACGGCCGCTCCTTAGAAGGAAAGGTCCAGGAGGCCGTGAAGGATGTCCAGGCCGAGCAGGCAGATGCCGGTGAAAAAGCGAAGATATCCGAAGAAGATGACTTCATCATTATCGACGGCCTCCGCCTTGACAAGGGGCCCGGCTCCCGGAAGCCTTCATAG
- a CDS encoding response regulator transcription factor, which translates to MSGLLILIAEDDRTHNTVLKDYLEKIGYRTASAFDGKEALELFSRLKPDFVLLDVMMPHMDGIEVCRTLRKTSDTPILMLTALSEETDKLIGLEIGADDYLTKPFSLKEVAARIKAIMRRFRSGGEAGSNKAKIVSGDMLIDTEACSVILRGLELKLTATEFKILEVFARHPGKVLSRSHIAELAYGDTFEGFDRTIDAHIKNIRHKCSSVVPEHDFIETSRGLGYKFIAQGEQGR; encoded by the coding sequence TTGTCAGGATTGCTGATCCTCATTGCCGAAGACGACAGGACCCACAACACCGTCCTCAAGGATTACCTGGAAAAGATAGGTTACAGGACGGCCTCTGCCTTTGACGGGAAAGAGGCGCTGGAGCTCTTTTCAAGGCTGAAGCCCGATTTCGTCCTTCTGGATGTCATGATGCCCCATATGGACGGTATCGAGGTGTGCCGGACCTTGAGGAAAACCTCAGATACGCCCATCCTGATGCTCACTGCGCTCTCCGAAGAGACCGACAAGCTCATAGGTCTTGAAATCGGCGCCGACGACTACCTCACCAAGCCTTTCAGCCTCAAGGAAGTGGCGGCACGCATAAAGGCAATCATGCGCAGGTTCCGCTCCGGAGGAGAGGCTGGCAGCAACAAGGCAAAGATTGTCTCGGGCGACATGCTCATTGACACGGAAGCCTGCTCGGTGATACTCAGGGGCCTGGAATTGAAGCTTACGGCTACGGAGTTCAAGATACTTGAAGTCTTTGCGAGGCACCCCGGGAAGGTGCTGAGCCGCTCGCATATCGCCGAGCTCGCCTATGGCGACACTTTCGAAGGCTTTGACCGGACAATTGACGCCCATATCAAAAATATAAGGCATAAATGCTCCTCCGTGGTGCCCGAGCACGACTTTATCGAGACCTCAAGAGGACTGGGGTACAAGTTCATCGCCCAGGGCGAGCAGGGCAGATAA
- a CDS encoding ABC transporter ATP-binding protein: MKSVKEFLKQFYEFSPKKIFLYMACTLSSAILEGISLLLLVPFLSAAGMGPSAAAGKPAFDEKLLVVILLLFLLITIIEEFIKRSTSILMIALKAGFYRALSDRFYEAFACSRWQVILKQRRSDIANALTNELKTIDIGTQISLQTFSTIPSVLIQIVVAFVLSWQVTLAAIACGILFFHVMKPVNRKLGDIAESLNNVLRDSLSDVNEHLGGIKEIKGYSAEKVHSERYQKKTRRTEEQYVQFIRTFSTSNFIYNTATIIMLAIFIYGAVALFHESVVKLIVLSIVFFRIWPLFATYQTSLQFFIMMIPAWESFSNRMRELEEAREESMEKPGTEPMVLQQGIEVKDVTFSYNQEEIPTLRHVSLSIPAHSFVAVTGLSGSGKSTFVDILLGLLEPSSGEVTIDGETLNPAMAHLWRSAIGFVPQDTFLFNGTVRENLLWSRPSATDEEIMEALKLAAADDFVKALPQSLDTECGDRGTRFSGGERQRIALARALLRSPSLLVLDEATSSLDTENEKRIIDAIKSLHGKMTILIVAHRLSTIREADEIVLFENGSAIEKGTFGMLMERENGRFHDLAREYAMK, translated from the coding sequence ATGAAGTCAGTTAAAGAGTTCCTGAAACAGTTCTACGAGTTCTCTCCGAAAAAGATTTTCCTCTACATGGCCTGCACTCTCTCGAGCGCCATCCTGGAAGGTATCTCGCTCCTTCTGCTCGTGCCCTTCCTCAGCGCCGCAGGGATGGGTCCCTCCGCCGCGGCGGGAAAGCCCGCCTTTGACGAAAAGCTTCTCGTGGTGATACTGCTTCTCTTTCTCCTTATCACCATAATAGAGGAATTTATCAAGCGGAGCACCTCCATCCTGATGATCGCCCTCAAGGCGGGATTTTACAGGGCGCTGAGCGACCGCTTCTACGAGGCCTTTGCCTGCTCGCGGTGGCAGGTAATCCTGAAACAGAGGAGATCCGACATCGCCAATGCCCTCACCAACGAGCTCAAGACCATCGACATAGGGACCCAGATATCGCTCCAGACTTTCAGCACCATTCCCTCGGTGCTCATCCAGATAGTGGTCGCTTTTGTCTTATCCTGGCAGGTGACTCTCGCAGCCATCGCCTGCGGCATTCTTTTCTTCCATGTCATGAAGCCGGTGAACAGAAAGCTCGGTGACATAGCTGAATCTCTTAACAACGTGCTCAGGGACAGCCTTTCCGACGTGAATGAGCACCTGGGCGGCATCAAGGAGATAAAAGGGTACAGCGCGGAAAAGGTCCACTCAGAGCGCTATCAGAAAAAGACCCGCAGGACGGAAGAGCAATACGTGCAGTTCATCAGGACCTTCTCCACTTCCAATTTCATCTACAATACCGCAACAATCATCATGCTGGCCATCTTCATATATGGCGCCGTGGCCCTCTTTCACGAGAGCGTCGTGAAGCTCATCGTCCTCTCAATAGTATTCTTCAGGATATGGCCCCTCTTTGCCACCTACCAGACATCCCTCCAGTTTTTCATCATGATGATCCCGGCATGGGAGAGCTTCTCGAACAGGATGAGGGAGCTTGAGGAAGCCCGGGAGGAATCCATGGAAAAGCCCGGCACAGAGCCGATGGTATTACAGCAGGGCATAGAAGTGAAGGATGTCACCTTCTCCTATAATCAGGAAGAAATACCTACCCTCCGGCACGTGAGCCTCTCCATCCCCGCCCACTCCTTTGTGGCCGTCACGGGGCTCTCCGGCTCGGGAAAGAGCACCTTTGTCGATATACTGCTGGGCCTGCTTGAGCCCTCGTCAGGCGAGGTCACCATTGACGGGGAGACGCTGAATCCCGCGATGGCTCACCTCTGGCGAAGCGCCATAGGCTTCGTGCCGCAGGACACCTTTCTTTTCAACGGCACCGTGAGGGAGAACCTGCTGTGGTCCCGGCCTTCCGCCACTGACGAAGAGATCATGGAGGCACTGAAGCTTGCCGCCGCCGATGATTTCGTCAAGGCCCTTCCCCAGAGCCTTGACACCGAATGCGGCGACAGGGGCACGCGCTTTTCGGGAGGCGAGCGCCAGAGGATCGCCCTGGCGAGGGCCCTCCTCAGGAGCCCGTCGCTTCTCGTGCTGGATGAGGCCACGAGCTCCCTGGACACGGAAAATGAAAAGAGGATCATTGACGCCATAAAAAGCCTTCACGGGAAGATGACCATCCTGATAGTGGCCCACCGCCTCTCAACCATAAGGGAGGCTGACGAGATCGTGCTTTTCGAGAACGGCTCGGCGATAGAAAAAGGAACCTTCGGGATGCTGATGGAGCGGGAAAACGGGAGATTCCATGATCTGGCCCGTGAATATGCGATGAAATAA
- a CDS encoding radical SAM protein — protein MLLTFQSFTNNPYVYDPRSNEIFRVDEHVFEELTTAGGNISEIRDEKVRQGFRDAGVSDEVLPLEDHDLFKKEIDAMQIGMRKLIIGLAHTCNLRCKYCIYSGNYADERSHEGKQMTEETADRLIDVFYVKRGDDYPKMCIFYGGEPFTNFPILKRIVEKITALRDDVGFSATTNGLMLKNEEILDFIKSYDFVINISFDGPSQEAMRIDQNGRGTFNDLMGLIEHIAEKYPDFYREKVGFNVTVTPASDLHETVEFFNTNPLFSGKTLNVIRHYDPDNVFCRKYDLMDHEKTLRDEFDKLRREYPAVFKEHRPFHDGCYLSPLARLDQRPMGDVTRLPLNSCCYPGLNAVFVDIDGTCSPCERTEHIKLGSIYDDEPVNLKTAEELVKKYQEIAGRHCPRCWAARLCAKCFSHVRRGTVTEENFVANCDDFRESFRKSMELFTTIKEIDENAFADVKVITELPVKEKQKA, from the coding sequence ATGCTTCTGACATTCCAGTCATTCACCAACAATCCCTATGTCTATGATCCCCGGTCCAACGAGATCTTCAGGGTTGACGAGCATGTCTTCGAAGAGCTCACCACAGCCGGCGGGAACATCTCGGAAATCCGTGATGAAAAAGTGAGACAGGGCTTCCGGGACGCCGGTGTGAGCGACGAGGTGCTGCCGCTCGAGGACCATGATCTGTTCAAGAAAGAGATAGATGCCATGCAGATCGGCATGCGGAAGCTCATTATCGGCCTTGCCCACACCTGCAACCTCCGCTGCAAGTACTGCATATACTCGGGAAACTATGCCGACGAGCGATCCCACGAGGGAAAACAGATGACAGAAGAGACAGCAGACAGGCTCATCGACGTCTTCTATGTCAAAAGAGGCGATGATTACCCGAAAATGTGCATCTTTTACGGCGGTGAGCCCTTCACCAACTTCCCCATCCTGAAGAGGATAGTGGAAAAAATCACGGCCCTCAGGGATGACGTGGGCTTCAGCGCCACGACAAACGGCCTGATGCTGAAAAACGAGGAGATCCTGGATTTCATCAAAAGCTATGACTTTGTCATCAACATAAGCTTTGACGGCCCCTCGCAGGAAGCCATGCGCATCGACCAGAACGGCCGGGGAACCTTTAATGACCTCATGGGCCTCATAGAGCACATAGCCGAAAAATACCCTGATTTTTACAGGGAAAAAGTGGGCTTCAACGTGACGGTGACGCCGGCATCGGACCTCCACGAGACCGTGGAGTTCTTCAACACGAATCCCCTCTTCAGTGGCAAGACGCTGAACGTCATCAGGCACTATGACCCCGACAACGTCTTCTGCAGGAAGTACGATCTGATGGACCATGAAAAGACGCTCCGCGATGAATTCGACAAGCTCAGGAGAGAGTACCCCGCGGTCTTCAAGGAGCACAGGCCCTTCCACGACGGCTGCTACCTCTCTCCCCTCGCGCGCCTCGACCAGAGGCCCATGGGCGACGTGACAAGACTCCCCCTCAACTCATGCTGCTACCCCGGCCTCAATGCCGTATTCGTGGATATAGACGGCACCTGCTCGCCCTGCGAGCGCACAGAGCACATCAAGCTCGGGAGCATCTATGACGACGAGCCCGTTAACCTGAAAACCGCCGAGGAGCTCGTGAAGAAATACCAGGAAATTGCAGGCAGGCACTGCCCCCGGTGCTGGGCCGCACGCCTCTGCGCCAAGTGCTTCTCCCACGTGAGGAGAGGCACTGTCACCGAGGAGAACTTTGTAGCCAACTGTGACGACTTCAGGGAATCCTTCCGAAAGTCGATGGAGCTCTTCACGACCATCAAGGAAATTGACGAGAATGCCTTTGCCGACGTGAAGGTGATCACGGAGCTCCCGGTGAAGGAGAAGCAGAAGGCATAG
- a CDS encoding nucleotidyl transferase AbiEii/AbiGii toxin family protein, protein MLLDYKSIFTELNRLAIDYVVVGGMAVNFHGIPRMTYDIDLMILLEKDNIEKTVRLLIQWGYRVRIPVDPMELADEEKRNSWRSEKNMKAMNFYSDTLAIGEIDILFDSPVSYEVMKAHAAIMEIGKEKIPFASIQDLIAMKEHAGRRQDLSDIEHLRLIMER, encoded by the coding sequence ATGCTGCTTGACTATAAAAGCATTTTCACGGAATTGAACCGGCTCGCCATCGACTACGTGGTAGTCGGAGGAATGGCCGTCAACTTTCACGGCATTCCAAGGATGACCTACGACATAGATCTCATGATCCTGCTGGAAAAGGACAATATTGAAAAGACCGTGAGGCTGCTCATACAATGGGGCTACAGGGTAAGGATTCCCGTTGATCCCATGGAGCTGGCGGATGAGGAGAAGAGGAATTCCTGGAGATCGGAAAAGAATATGAAAGCGATGAATTTTTATTCTGATACGCTGGCAATCGGAGAAATAGACATACTCTTTGATTCACCGGTTTCCTATGAGGTTATGAAAGCCCATGCCGCGATCATGGAAATCGGAAAAGAGAAGATACCCTTTGCCTCCATCCAGGATCTTATCGCAATGAAAGAGCATGCGGGGCGAAGGCAGGACCTCAGTGATATTGAGCATCTGCGCCTGATTATGGAGAGATGA
- a CDS encoding DUF4139 domain-containing protein: MEERQVLDTSIDTVTVFHKAALVQRLGRLPDLTGKITAQFLVKGLPLAMDSASLRVGVIDRSGWKETDGKEEQAGKRIKFIHRSGWTVRNIIVEVDRIDDEQKAAEESPATLEPLEDEIIRLGGEMKGLQSQIDEVKKWMAMPPSLPAGEENVAMKPFPFHAWEGFVKTCEKHLERLSVRKREIQRKLSEAVQREQQARALLERGRLARCATAPVRYCRNLVITLARISESGEAPESLELSYIVPGACWKPVYSLHIDKEYKNVRLVMGAQVAQRSGEDWPQAKLRFSGASLQRVLALPDLPSKRIGRAQKLKPPSYRVKAPPPQDLFAAFDRWLQQEKVAEKPLFTTVDFLFDSYEKTAGQIIAESTGAYPPSSAASVERTLQKAGKASAPRAKESPSARGTSPHETVKQLLKRAFQAPSEEQAVQLYEEVLTLDPTNPTACRELTRLASSLFDDEQVFGSADHDASLWEVPLGGASSFDLSQGAIPEMAPMPEASYAEQSETLFEGAPPEMPSFSGPMSRDIMPTPKQDLLMARRSSIPAAPPPPSPAPQIQAKILPTSAPGKKRMQKQEAFREKALTGTLMPDLELDSEEVLWSGEPLAGPGNAPDFSNFELDGIEDRQRGRLRMVRSLSLSERVEESETAVMQRIARAVKAAQVTLPGLEDMPSFQCVYEAETRAHIPGDGYPYRIDLFEGKSGAKVHFRSVPMTDPQVFRRLIAQNPFPLPLLGGAVQVFLEKAYLFSTTLSDVGREGALTFSLGVEPRLRVARNTSFSQDEKGLVAESSLANHRVTIQVRSRLPEPAEVEVIERIPVKEESEKKIDIKIITCEPKADLPEFIGETRLRGAHRWNLAVAPGEEASIRLEYRIAIPSKMELAGGNRRI; the protein is encoded by the coding sequence ATGGAAGAAAGACAGGTTCTTGATACCTCCATCGACACCGTGACGGTGTTCCACAAGGCGGCGCTGGTGCAGAGGCTCGGAAGGCTCCCTGATCTTACGGGAAAGATCACTGCGCAGTTCCTGGTGAAGGGGCTCCCCCTCGCCATGGACAGCGCCTCCCTGAGGGTCGGCGTCATCGACCGGAGCGGGTGGAAAGAGACTGACGGGAAGGAAGAGCAGGCAGGGAAAAGGATCAAGTTCATCCACCGGTCGGGATGGACCGTGCGGAATATCATCGTGGAAGTGGACCGGATTGACGACGAGCAGAAGGCTGCTGAAGAGAGCCCCGCCACCCTTGAGCCCCTGGAAGATGAGATAATAAGGCTTGGCGGCGAGATGAAAGGTCTTCAGAGCCAGATAGACGAGGTGAAAAAATGGATGGCGATGCCGCCATCACTTCCCGCCGGTGAAGAGAATGTGGCCATGAAGCCCTTTCCCTTCCATGCATGGGAAGGCTTCGTAAAAACCTGCGAAAAGCACCTTGAGAGGCTCAGCGTCAGGAAGCGGGAGATTCAACGGAAGCTCAGCGAAGCGGTCCAGAGAGAGCAGCAGGCAAGGGCGCTTCTTGAGAGAGGGCGCCTCGCACGGTGCGCCACCGCCCCCGTCCGCTACTGCAGAAACCTCGTCATCACGCTTGCAAGGATAAGCGAATCCGGTGAGGCCCCTGAGAGCCTCGAGCTGTCGTACATTGTGCCCGGCGCCTGCTGGAAGCCCGTCTACTCCCTTCATATAGACAAGGAGTATAAGAACGTGCGCCTGGTCATGGGAGCCCAGGTGGCCCAGCGAAGCGGCGAGGACTGGCCCCAGGCGAAGCTCCGCTTCTCCGGTGCGTCACTTCAGAGGGTCCTTGCTCTTCCGGATCTCCCCTCGAAAAGGATAGGAAGAGCGCAGAAGCTCAAGCCTCCCTCTTACCGCGTCAAGGCACCGCCGCCCCAGGATCTGTTTGCTGCCTTTGACAGGTGGCTCCAGCAGGAAAAAGTTGCCGAGAAGCCTCTTTTCACCACTGTGGACTTTCTTTTTGACAGCTACGAGAAAACCGCGGGGCAGATCATTGCCGAATCCACAGGGGCTTATCCCCCTTCCAGCGCTGCCTCAGTGGAAAGGACTCTCCAGAAGGCAGGGAAAGCCTCCGCCCCCCGCGCCAAGGAAAGCCCGTCCGCCCGCGGCACCTCTCCCCACGAGACGGTAAAGCAGCTTCTTAAAAGAGCTTTTCAGGCCCCGAGCGAAGAACAGGCCGTACAGCTCTATGAGGAAGTGCTGACCCTTGACCCGACAAATCCCACGGCATGCAGGGAGCTCACCAGGCTGGCGTCTTCTCTTTTCGATGATGAGCAGGTTTTCGGCTCGGCAGATCATGACGCTTCTTTATGGGAAGTCCCTCTCGGCGGGGCTTCTTCATTTGATCTTTCTCAGGGTGCAATACCGGAAATGGCGCCGATGCCGGAAGCATCTTATGCTGAACAATCCGAGACCCTCTTCGAGGGCGCCCCCCCCGAGATGCCGTCGTTCTCAGGGCCGATGAGCCGCGATATCATGCCCACTCCGAAACAGGACTTGTTAATGGCCAGAAGGAGCAGCATCCCCGCAGCCCCGCCCCCTCCCTCTCCCGCGCCGCAGATACAGGCGAAAATCCTTCCCACCTCTGCGCCCGGCAAGAAAAGGATGCAGAAGCAGGAAGCTTTCAGGGAAAAGGCGCTGACGGGCACCCTGATGCCTGACCTGGAGCTTGATAGTGAGGAGGTCCTCTGGTCCGGCGAGCCTCTCGCAGGTCCCGGTAACGCCCCTGACTTCAGCAACTTCGAGCTTGACGGCATAGAAGACCGCCAGCGGGGCCGCCTCAGGATGGTGAGATCCCTCTCACTTTCGGAGCGCGTAGAAGAGAGCGAAACTGCCGTGATGCAGAGAATCGCCCGGGCGGTAAAGGCAGCTCAGGTCACGCTCCCGGGCCTGGAAGACATGCCTTCATTCCAATGCGTCTACGAGGCTGAGACAAGAGCCCACATCCCCGGCGACGGCTATCCGTACCGCATCGATCTCTTTGAGGGAAAGAGCGGGGCAAAAGTTCATTTCCGCTCGGTGCCCATGACAGATCCCCAGGTCTTCAGGCGGCTCATCGCGCAGAATCCCTTTCCCCTCCCTCTGCTGGGCGGCGCCGTGCAGGTCTTTCTGGAAAAAGCCTATCTTTTCTCGACAACCCTCAGCGATGTGGGCAGGGAAGGCGCCCTCACCTTTTCCCTTGGCGTCGAGCCCAGGCTCCGCGTCGCGAGGAACACCTCCTTTTCCCAGGATGAGAAGGGCCTCGTGGCCGAGAGCTCCCTGGCGAACCACCGCGTCACCATCCAGGTGCGCTCGCGGCTCCCCGAGCCTGCAGAGGTGGAAGTGATAGAGAGAATCCCCGTCAAGGAGGAGAGCGAGAAAAAAATTGACATCAAGATCATCACCTGTGAGCCGAAAGCCGATCTGCCTGAGTTCATCGGTGAGACAAGGCTCAGGGGCGCGCACCGCTGGAACCTTGCCGTGGCGCCTGGAGAAGAGGCTTCCATAAGGCTTGAATACCGCATTGCCATCCCTTCAAAGATGGAGCTGGCAGGCGGGAACAGGAGGATATAG
- a CDS encoding mucoidy inhibitor MuiA family protein, whose amino-acid sequence MTMELAKLPRAGLPENRTAVDAPVTDVTITEDQADVARKIPVTWEKGMHHFFITPVTPYLVDSTLWAEVLPSADMPSPHIGSARVVRWSLADIPLTGEDETTFRGLLATLGEKINELSERKARLALLRGSLARGLPPAAQSVIEEVVASGAEPESYQELLGRVLATLESLSREEQAIVSLGMGYEKELISLRRDWLEKTSQELHVTWLAGILVTIEAKEGGQGTLRCGYQVPCAQWRPQHEAHLISESRVLLVTNAVVWQNTGEDWNGVTLTLSTAKPSAGMDALLPREDIVKLREKTKEERSRIKVETRDQAIQTTGVGAAEAEEPPLPADGGETQLYRIGEKVTVPATGRPCYIRISGQEMDGQAALMATPELDSHVFLVSQVKNASERPLLAGPVTLHRMGAYVGTGQLEFTGSNEMFHLWWGSEDLIRIERFADRKEEEATLIAPRKITTTITLLVRNLSGDPQEFTIRERVPVSELEQIRVKIREMPPEATAPDSNGFLAIHASVGPREEKKYRVSFLMEVDKEVDFAGL is encoded by the coding sequence ATGACAATGGAACTCGCAAAGTTGCCCAGAGCCGGGCTCCCTGAAAACCGCACTGCCGTCGATGCTCCTGTAACGGACGTCACCATCACGGAAGACCAGGCTGACGTGGCAAGGAAGATCCCCGTCACATGGGAAAAGGGAATGCATCACTTTTTCATCACGCCCGTCACTCCTTACCTCGTGGACTCTACGCTCTGGGCCGAGGTGCTCCCCTCTGCCGATATGCCCTCTCCCCACATAGGGAGCGCCCGTGTGGTGAGGTGGTCCCTGGCAGACATCCCCCTCACAGGGGAGGACGAAACGACATTCCGGGGGCTCCTGGCAACCCTGGGAGAAAAAATTAATGAGCTCTCCGAGAGAAAAGCCCGCCTTGCCCTCCTCAGGGGAAGCCTCGCCAGGGGGCTCCCGCCGGCGGCGCAGAGCGTCATAGAAGAGGTAGTGGCATCGGGCGCGGAGCCGGAAAGCTATCAGGAGCTCCTGGGCCGCGTCCTTGCAACCCTGGAATCTCTCTCCCGCGAGGAGCAGGCAATAGTAAGCCTGGGGATGGGCTATGAAAAAGAGCTCATCAGCCTCAGGAGGGACTGGCTGGAAAAGACCTCACAGGAGCTCCACGTGACGTGGCTGGCGGGAATCCTTGTCACCATAGAGGCGAAAGAAGGCGGCCAGGGAACACTGCGCTGCGGTTACCAGGTGCCCTGCGCCCAGTGGAGGCCCCAGCATGAAGCCCATCTCATCAGCGAGAGCAGGGTCCTCCTGGTCACCAATGCAGTGGTATGGCAGAACACCGGCGAAGACTGGAACGGCGTCACCCTTACCCTCTCGACGGCAAAGCCCAGCGCGGGAATGGATGCCCTCCTCCCCCGGGAGGATATCGTGAAGCTCAGGGAAAAAACAAAAGAGGAGCGCTCCAGGATAAAGGTCGAGACCAGGGACCAGGCTATACAGACCACTGGCGTGGGCGCCGCAGAGGCCGAGGAGCCGCCCCTTCCCGCCGACGGCGGTGAAACGCAGCTTTACCGCATCGGGGAAAAAGTCACGGTCCCTGCCACGGGGCGCCCTTGTTATATAAGAATAAGCGGGCAGGAGATGGATGGCCAGGCAGCTCTCATGGCCACGCCGGAACTGGACAGCCATGTGTTTCTGGTCTCACAGGTCAAAAACGCCTCAGAGCGGCCTCTTCTCGCGGGGCCTGTGACGCTCCACAGGATGGGAGCTTACGTAGGGACAGGGCAGCTCGAGTTCACCGGCTCCAATGAAATGTTCCACCTCTGGTGGGGTTCAGAGGACCTCATCAGGATTGAGCGCTTCGCTGACAGGAAAGAGGAGGAGGCCACCCTCATCGCGCCCAGGAAAATCACCACGACAATCACGCTGCTCGTGAGAAATCTTTCGGGGGACCCGCAGGAGTTCACGATCAGGGAGCGGGTGCCGGTAAGCGAGCTGGAGCAGATCAGGGTAAAAATCAGGGAAATGCCCCCGGAGGCCACGGCGCCCGACAGTAACGGCTTCCTGGCCATTCACGCGTCGGTGGGGCCGCGGGAAGAGAAAAAATACCGTGTAAGCTTCTTGATGGAGGTAGACAAGGAAGTGGACTTTGCCGGCCTATGA